The following proteins come from a genomic window of Halobellus litoreus:
- a CDS encoding ribonuclease H-like domain-containing protein, translating to MTELTTIAFDIETTGFQADDELTVVGFDSAVSSRVFLHTGTAPQTGLADRLNDALQTPVQLSLHDSEQELLNELATFVTSTLTQRDAKLVAYNGERWNGGFDLPFLRTRLCTHGLEWLFGTLPYVDVMDVFETRFNTSEDTLSGVYEELIGSELNDLDPFTDSSEAVTAWKDGAYEPLITHNVADIRRTRALMELAERYCSKSDFSMKSLEPIV from the coding sequence ATGACGGAATTGACGACGATTGCATTCGATATTGAAACGACGGGATTTCAGGCCGATGATGAACTCACAGTAGTTGGGTTCGACTCGGCGGTCTCGTCGCGAGTGTTTCTCCATACCGGAACGGCACCACAAACAGGCCTCGCAGATCGGCTCAACGACGCCCTCCAGACACCGGTACAGCTCTCACTCCACGACAGCGAACAGGAACTCCTGAACGAACTGGCGACGTTTGTCACATCGACACTCACCCAACGTGATGCAAAGCTCGTTGCGTACAACGGTGAGCGGTGGAACGGAGGATTCGACCTCCCGTTCCTTCGCACACGGCTCTGTACGCACGGGCTCGAGTGGCTCTTTGGCACATTGCCATACGTCGACGTAATGGACGTCTTCGAAACACGGTTCAATACGAGTGAAGACACGCTGAGTGGCGTCTACGAGGAACTGATCGGCTCCGAATTGAACGATCTGGATCCATTTACCGACAGTAGCGAGGCAGTCACCGCATGGAAGGATGGCGCCTACGAGCCACTCATCACTCACAACGTCGCCGATATTCGACGGACTCGAGCGTTAATGGAGCTCGCAGAACGGTATTGCTCGAAGTCGGATTTCTCGATGAAATCGCTCGAACCGATCGTCTGA
- a CDS encoding RNA-guided endonuclease InsQ/TnpB family protein — protein MKRTNTFAVRPLSDTGEQLLRDLLDASAALWNEINYQRLMRYNDEDGFKGDVWDADTGQLEGKYKGVLGASTAQQVIRKNSEAWRGFFRLKEQYHDGSNTSITEHPEPPGFRGNDDDGRQLQTVIRNTSYTVDWGERSRLEILVGSDLKDRYDYTGRLRLEIAGDPNWPDYESQGRLDLWYDETNCTFRASQPVIVSDDARATPLASEEAALDIGANNLVACTTTTGDQYLYEGRGLFQRFRETTREIARLQSKLEDGQYSSKRIRRLYRKRTRRRDHAQEALCRDLLKRLYEDGVNTVYIGGLTDVLETHWSVETNAKTHNFWSFRKFTERLACTAEEFGISVEVRSEAWTSQECPQCGSTDRTTRHRDTLTCPCGFEGHADLTASETFLDRHTEQEVRPMARPVRFEWDDHNWSGIPHPQESPKEQRTDPSTVQRDGNIASGESV, from the coding sequence ATGAAGCGGACTAACACGTTCGCCGTGCGACCGCTTTCCGATACCGGTGAGCAACTGCTACGCGATCTGTTGGACGCTTCCGCCGCTCTCTGGAACGAAATTAACTACCAGCGCCTGATGCGGTACAACGACGAAGACGGGTTCAAGGGAGACGTGTGGGACGCCGATACAGGCCAACTCGAAGGCAAATACAAAGGCGTGCTCGGCGCGTCTACCGCCCAACAGGTCATACGGAAGAACAGTGAAGCGTGGCGCGGGTTCTTCCGCCTGAAAGAGCAGTATCACGACGGGTCGAACACGTCGATTACGGAACACCCGGAGCCGCCGGGGTTTCGCGGTAACGACGACGATGGGCGGCAACTCCAGACCGTCATTCGCAACACCTCATACACCGTCGACTGGGGCGAGCGCTCACGACTTGAAATATTGGTCGGGAGCGACTTGAAGGACCGATACGATTACACTGGACGTCTCCGACTCGAAATCGCTGGCGACCCGAACTGGCCCGACTACGAGAGTCAGGGACGGCTGGATCTGTGGTACGACGAGACTAATTGCACCTTCCGAGCTTCGCAGCCCGTGATTGTCTCTGACGATGCACGGGCGACTCCACTGGCCTCGGAGGAGGCCGCTTTGGATATTGGTGCAAACAACCTCGTCGCCTGTACCACAACGACCGGTGACCAATATCTGTACGAAGGTCGCGGACTATTCCAGCGGTTCCGCGAGACGACACGAGAAATCGCCCGACTACAGTCGAAGCTCGAAGACGGACAATACAGTAGCAAACGGATTCGGCGGCTGTACCGAAAGCGAACCCGTCGCCGCGACCATGCTCAAGAAGCGTTGTGTCGTGACCTGCTGAAACGACTCTACGAGGACGGCGTGAACACGGTGTATATCGGCGGTCTGACCGACGTACTGGAGACACACTGGTCGGTCGAAACCAACGCCAAGACCCACAACTTCTGGTCATTCAGAAAGTTCACCGAACGGCTGGCTTGTACCGCCGAAGAGTTCGGTATTTCTGTAGAAGTTCGGTCGGAGGCGTGGACGAGCCAGGAGTGCCCTCAGTGCGGTTCGACGGACCGAACAACCCGGCATCGCGACACGCTGACGTGTCCGTGTGGATTCGAGGGACACGCCGACCTCACGGCGTCAGAGACGTTCTTAGACCGGCACACAGAACAGGAAGTCAGGCCGATGGCACGGCCCGTGCGGTTCGAGTGGGACGACCATAACTGGTCGGGGATACCACACCCTCAGGAAAGTCCCAAAGAACAGCGCACAGACCCAAGTACCGTCCAGCGGGACGGAAATATTGCGTCTGGGGAATCCGTATAG
- a CDS encoding HEPN domain-containing protein, which yields MSGLDVEHLFPESFGDELRDAGGPNAALEIGLRRRRPYREIAREIDDTEISPWERPDFDVTPADVYPWQQLTEVIEYLAASVRRCLRLLCPLGTVGYEKGYNVVPGWETYRGIAAPVTFELEFECLSSTTGTHIAEDRALEIPRLWRDHRHRIAPGYDKFQNPLARFERMFSRESLEDQLVDCVVGCETTVLKGGSPGGNRYRLGVRTAVLLGEQNARNWSSKRIGEFFRTLYDYRNKVVHKDTTLPDEPSDGEWITVEDEEFLASTFLIRARELYADLILEYLDLIVSKDASIEDVNEQIDNRTLENCTEIREQLF from the coding sequence GTGAGTGGCCTCGACGTCGAACATCTCTTCCCGGAGTCGTTCGGTGACGAATTGCGAGATGCAGGCGGCCCGAACGCAGCACTAGAAATCGGTCTCCGACGCCGGCGACCCTATCGAGAGATAGCTCGCGAAATCGATGACACCGAAATCAGCCCCTGGGAACGTCCCGACTTCGACGTCACACCGGCCGACGTCTATCCCTGGCAGCAGCTGACCGAGGTGATCGAGTATCTCGCAGCGAGCGTTCGTCGGTGTCTGCGGCTTCTCTGCCCGTTAGGAACTGTTGGATACGAGAAGGGCTACAACGTGGTTCCGGGCTGGGAAACGTACCGCGGGATTGCGGCACCGGTCACTTTCGAGCTCGAATTCGAGTGTCTGAGTTCGACGACAGGAACGCATATCGCTGAAGATCGTGCCTTGGAGATTCCTCGGCTGTGGAGGGATCATCGACATCGAATCGCCCCTGGCTATGACAAGTTTCAGAACCCGCTGGCCCGGTTCGAGCGAATGTTCAGCCGGGAGTCCCTCGAGGATCAATTAGTCGATTGTGTCGTTGGCTGCGAAACGACCGTGCTGAAAGGTGGCTCCCCTGGTGGGAATAGATATCGCCTCGGTGTTCGGACGGCAGTGCTTCTGGGTGAGCAGAACGCTCGCAATTGGTCGTCAAAGCGGATAGGAGAGTTCTTCAGAACACTGTATGACTACCGTAACAAGGTCGTACATAAGGATACAACACTCCCAGACGAACCGAGCGATGGTGAGTGGATTACAGTCGAGGACGAGGAATTCCTTGCTAGCACGTTCCTCATCCGTGCTCGCGAACTCTATGCAGATCTCATCCTAGAGTACCTTGATTTAATTGTATCTAAGGATGCGTCCATCGAGGATGTCAACGAACAGATTGACAACCGGACACTTGAGAACTGCACAGAGATTCGCGAACAGCTGTTCTAA
- a CDS encoding DUF7342 family protein gives MSNDARRDGPPPFDRPFDGEDTKQRVYGAVLHAREPMTAAEIAERADCSEESARTHLSFYTDLGIVIHHDGRPVRYERNDDYFEWRRMNELANQHTVEELQARVSEFTDQIEAYRDEYDADSPGDVDVLEYDAENVDDVYADLGDWATAVEERRLHERARQKATSSTAPSHG, from the coding sequence ATGTCAAACGACGCTCGTCGCGACGGCCCACCCCCATTCGACCGGCCATTCGACGGCGAAGACACGAAACAGCGCGTGTACGGCGCGGTCCTCCATGCGCGGGAGCCGATGACCGCCGCCGAGATTGCCGAGCGTGCAGACTGCTCCGAAGAGTCCGCACGAACGCATCTGTCCTTCTACACTGACCTCGGCATCGTCATCCATCACGATGGTCGTCCAGTTCGATACGAGCGCAACGACGACTACTTCGAGTGGCGGCGAATGAACGAACTGGCGAACCAACACACCGTTGAAGAACTACAGGCCCGGGTCTCGGAGTTCACCGACCAAATCGAAGCCTACCGCGATGAGTACGACGCTGACTCGCCCGGTGACGTCGATGTTCTCGAATACGACGCCGAGAACGTTGATGACGTGTATGCGGACCTCGGGGACTGGGCAACCGCGGTTGAGGAACGACGACTCCACGAGCGCGCCCGCCAGAAGGCAACTAGCTCGACAGCGCCATCGCACGGCTGA
- a CDS encoding winged helix-turn-helix domain-containing protein yields the protein MSEEMVPAGRMIPDGGTEHRDVNDVVEEEWIEETTPFERVYEIIRTTYNPASAGEIADRARVSATTARKHLRTLESAGEVTTSQDGQTTCYRRSETAIVTEHAQSLLAELSPEEIASGIADMKAQIQEWREEYGVDSPEEFARERDVDDVDSDYGALLTEWQTTRRNLALAQATLAIGEASNTGHLTGTDTDDEGDSDPSIVV from the coding sequence ATGTCCGAGGAGATGGTCCCGGCCGGTCGAATGATCCCTGATGGAGGGACCGAACACCGCGACGTAAACGATGTCGTCGAAGAAGAATGGATTGAGGAGACGACGCCGTTTGAACGAGTGTACGAAATCATTCGCACTACCTACAACCCTGCGTCCGCCGGCGAGATCGCCGACCGCGCCCGCGTCTCGGCAACAACGGCGCGAAAGCACCTGCGAACGCTCGAAAGCGCTGGCGAAGTGACGACCTCCCAAGATGGGCAGACGACGTGTTACCGACGATCGGAAACGGCGATTGTCACCGAACATGCACAGTCGCTGCTCGCGGAACTGTCCCCCGAAGAGATCGCGTCCGGGATTGCTGATATGAAGGCACAGATACAGGAGTGGCGTGAGGAGTATGGTGTCGATTCACCCGAAGAATTCGCCCGTGAACGAGACGTCGACGACGTCGACAGCGACTACGGTGCCCTCCTCACGGAATGGCAAACGACGCGACGCAACCTCGCACTCGCACAAGCAACACTCGCAATCGGCGAAGCAAGCAACACTGGCCACCTGACTGGCACAGATACCGACGATGAGGGCGATAGCGATCCATCCATCGTCGTATGA
- a CDS encoding helix-turn-helix domain-containing protein, translated as MDATAAKIVLAVQRGDSINRIASKIDVSYSWVYDWIERLDDADIIAKTDSGIQVVDHEMRQQYAEMMAALYSRDTISQEDAYVIPHFAGMEFAYTEIDAAYVWTHGGYQIARSYDDYPVFIEVHDRDVERWIAFFQRFGVDATINERPDASDVNGNIHYVLFPRTNGIDAEWVDGNPVIPLDDAIAQMIENRPAYEPALEIIADEYDREIDTSHHSAMGAD; from the coding sequence ATGGATGCTACAGCTGCAAAGATTGTCTTGGCGGTTCAGCGTGGCGATTCTATTAATCGCATCGCGAGCAAGATCGACGTGTCGTACTCGTGGGTGTACGACTGGATTGAGCGGTTAGATGACGCAGATATTATCGCTAAAACCGATAGTGGAATTCAGGTCGTCGACCACGAGATGCGCCAGCAGTACGCCGAGATGATGGCTGCGTTGTACAGCCGCGACACCATCTCCCAAGAGGATGCGTACGTCATCCCACACTTCGCCGGGATGGAGTTTGCGTACACGGAAATTGACGCCGCGTACGTCTGGACGCACGGTGGCTACCAGATCGCGCGGAGCTACGACGACTATCCGGTGTTCATCGAAGTGCACGACCGTGACGTCGAACGTTGGATTGCGTTCTTCCAGCGGTTTGGCGTCGATGCGACGATCAACGAGCGCCCGGACGCCAGCGACGTCAACGGGAACATCCACTATGTGTTGTTCCCGAGGACCAACGGTATCGACGCCGAGTGGGTCGACGGTAACCCCGTCATCCCGTTGGACGACGCCATTGCTCAGATGATAGAGAATCGCCCAGCGTACGAGCCCGCCTTGGAGATCATCGCCGACGAGTACGACAGGGAGATCGATACGTCGCACCACAGCGCAATGGGCGCGGATTAA